The proteins below are encoded in one region of Lactuca sativa cultivar Salinas chromosome 3, Lsat_Salinas_v11, whole genome shotgun sequence:
- the LOC111904547 gene encoding tetraketide alpha-pyrone reductase 2, producing the protein MPEYCVTGGTGFIAAYLVKALLEQGHTVRTTVRDPENVEKVGYLLELEGAHDRLKLMKANLMEEGSFDQAIDGVDGVFHTASPVVVPQDNNIQETLIDPCIKGTMNVLSSCKKAKSVKRVVLTSSCSSIRYRYDVQQVSPLNESHWSDIDYCKEYNLWYAYAKTIAEKDAWDVAKENGIDLVVVNPSYVVGPLLAPQPTSTLLMILAYITGTVGEYPNTTVGFVHIEDVVAAHILAMEEKEAEGRLICSSTVAHWSEVIQMLKSKYPFYPYIDKCSSRKGDDNPHSMDSSKILQLGLPPFKSLEQMFDDCIKSFQKKGFLEVSS; encoded by the exons ATGCCGGAATATTGTGTGACTGGCGGCACCGGATTCATAGCAGCGTACCTCGTCAAGGCGTTGCTTGAACAAGGCCATACTGTTCGAACCACTGTCAGAGATCCAG AAAATGTGGAGAAAGTAGGGTACTTGTTGGAGCTTGAAGGAGCCCACGATCGACTAAAGCTTATGAAGGCCAATTTGATGGAGGAAGGAAGTTTTGACCAAGCTATAGATGGTGTTGATGGTGTTTTCCACACTGCATCTCCGGTGGTTGTCCCACAAGACAACAATATCCAG GAAACACTAATTGATCCATGCATAAAGGGCACCATGAATGTGCTAAGCTCATGCAAGAAGGCAAAAAGTGTGAAAAGGGTAGTGCTCACGTCATCCTGCTCTTCAATAAGATACCGTTATGACGTCCAACAAGTTTCTCCTCTTAATGAATCGCATTGGAGCGACATTGACTACTGCAAAGAATACAAC CTTTGGTACGCATATGCAAAGACAATAGCAGAGAAAGATGCATGGGATGTAGCAAAGGAAAACGGGATCGATCTAGTTGTCGTGAACCCTTCTTATGTGGTGGGCCCATTGTTGGCACCACAACCAACGAGTACACTTCTAATGATACTGGCCTATATTACAG GAACAGTAGGGGAATACCCGAACACAACAGTAGGATTTGTGCACATAGAAGACGTTGTAGCTGCTCATATTTTAGCAATGGAGGAAAAAGAGGCTGAAGGTAGACTCATATGTTCAAGCACAGTGGCTCACTGGTCTGAAGTTATTCAGATGCTTAAATCAAAATACCCATTTTATCCATATATAGACAA GTGTAGCAGTCGGAAAGGGGACGACAACCCACATAGCATGGATAGCAGCAAGATATTACAACTGGGGTTACCTCCATTTAAATCACTTGAGCAAATGTTTGATGACTGCatcaaaagttttcaaaagaagggATTTCTGGAAGTTTCatcataa